DNA sequence from the Tissierella sp. MB52-C2 genome:
TTGGAAAGGAGGAGAAGGTATGAAATTCAAGGTATTATATTATGTTAATCAATTCTTTGGTCAAATAGGTGGAGAAGAAGAAGCGGGAATGGCACCAGTTTTTAAGAATGAAAACATTGGACCAGCATTAGGATTTAATGGTCTTCTTGGAGAAGAAGGAGAAGTAATAGGAACATTAATATGTGGTGATAACTACTTTAACGAAAATAAAGAAGAAGCTTTAGAATATATAATGAAAGTAATAAAGGAAAACAATCCAGATATTGTTGTTGCAGGACCAGCTTTTAATGCAGGAAGATATGGTATGGCTTGCTCAGGAGTTGCTAATGCAGTAATAGATGAATTAAATATTCCTGTAGTTACAGGTATGTATATAGAAAACCCAGGCTTAGATTCTTGTAGAGCTAAAGCAATAGTAGTAGAAACTACAGATTCAGCAGCTGGAATGAGAAATGCATTGCCAGTAATGGCTAATATTGTAAAGAAATTAATGAAAAATGAAGAATTAGGTCTTCCGGCAGAAGATGGATATATTTCTCAAGGAAAGAGACTTACTGTTTTCTCAGAAAAAAGAGGTTCTAGAAGAGCGGTAGATATGTTATTAGCTCGTTTAACTGACCAACCTTTTGAAACAGAGTTACCAATGCCAGTATTTGACAAGGTAGATCCAGCTTCAGCTATTAAGGATTTAAGCAAAGCGACTATTGCGTTAGTAACTAGTGGTGGAATGGTTCCACATGGTAATCCAGATAGAATTCAGTCTGCTAGTGCTCAAAAATGGGGCAAATATGATGTAAGTGGCAGAGATGCTTTAACAGGGGAATATTGTACAATTCATGGTGGATTTGACCCTGTATATGCAAATGAAATTCCAGATAGAATAGCTCCACTTGATATGCTTAAAGAATTCCAAAAAGAAGGAGTTATCGGTAATGTATTTGAATATTTCTATACTACTACTGGTACAGGAACATCTGTTGGAAATTCAATAAAGTTTGGTACTGAAATTGGAAAGGAATTAAAAGAAGCAGGAGTAGACGGTGTTATCTTAACATCTACTTGAGGCACTTGTACACGTTGCGGTGCAACGATGGTAAAAGAAATAGAAAGATATGGTATTCCTATAGTTCATATGTCTACTATAACTACAATTTC
Encoded proteins:
- a CDS encoding glycine/betaine/sarcosine/D-proline family reductase selenoprotein B → MKFKVLYYVNQFFGQIGGEEEAGMAPVFKNENIGPALGFNGLLGEEGEVIGTLICGDNYFNENKEEALEYIMKVIKENNPDIVVAGPAFNAGRYGMACSGVANAVIDELNIPVVTGMYIENPGLDSCRAKAIVVETTDSAAGMRNALPVMANIVKKLMKNEELGLPAEDGYISQGKRLTVFSEKRGSRRAVDMLLARLTDQPFETELPMPVFDKVDPASAIKDLSKATIALVTSGGMVPHGNPDRIQSASAQKWGKYDVSGRDALTGEYCTIHGGFDPVYANEIPDRIAPLDMLKEFQKEGVIGNVFEYFYTTTGTGTSVGNSIKFGTEIGKELKEAGVDGVILTSTUGTCTRCGATMVKEIERYGIPIVHMSTITTISESVGANRIVPTIAIPYPVGNPNLPQNEEYTLRKKMVERALKALNTEIKEVTQF